A segment of the Flavobacteriales bacterium genome:
ATATAGAAAGAGCTGCACCGCATAGGCGAGTGCTTGGAGCAGCTTGAGGAGCTCGCCTGCCGGATCGGACAGGAAGTTGAGCAGTGCTTCACCGATTGCTCGCCCTAACTCGACCGTTGCATCAACGAGCCATTCAATGAACTCCGCTGCCGCTTGGAACCAAGCCACGATGGCGGCGAAGAAATCTTCAACGCTATTGGGCAGCGGCGTCGAAGGGAGCCCAGGGGGCGAGGGAATGTTGAGGTCGCCTCCGCTCATCAAGTCTGCCAGGTAGGCATCCGCTCCCGGGAAGGGCTCCTCGGGCCGCAGCTGCTCTTCCTGGCCGCCGAGGAACTTCAACATCAACTTCTGGAACGTGTAGGAGGTTTGGATATCCTTAGCGGATAGGAAGCCGTCGCGTGCGCTGTTCACGCCAACGCTCTCGGCGAGTCTGAGCGTATTCTCATCCGTGATATAGCGAAGGGGGTGCACGACATCGCGATACACCTCCTCAATGGTGCTAGCGATGAGTGCAGCGATTCCATCTGGCAGGTTCGGCATGTCGCCGAAGCCGAAAGCCCCGAACAAGGTGTTGCGGATGTTCCCTGCCCCCGAGCCAGACCACTTCCATTGATCCATGTAGTTCTCGATTACCACATGGCGCTGCACATTGATCCGATACGGTGAGCCGGAGATCGTGTTCACGAACGGATGCCCGACCAGATCAGCAGCGTAGTGCGTGGCATATCCATAGGCGTATGCCATCTGCGCCTCATCGTTGGAGGCCTCTGCATTTCGGATGAGCGCTTTCACGAAGTCGCCGGTCTTGCGATAGTGCAGCATCTCGAACCAGTACCAGTCCATCTCCTCGCGCCCGGCTTGTTGGCTACTTTGGAAGAGCCCGTGGAACAGGCTGCGTGCAAGCGTGTTGTTATCGGAGCCCGCCGCGCTGTCGAGTCCGAGTATGCGCAGGAATAGCGCTTGACTCACTTCGTCCTTCAAGCCGTTACCGAGCACCTCGAAGGCTTCCGTCATTGCACTGATGGCTTCGGCATAGTCGCTGGCAACCGCCACAGCAGGTCCAATGATCGGGATGCCTTCCATTGCATCGACGACTTGTTCCACGCCTTCCTCGATGTTCTCCTCGATACCCTCCGCGAATTCCTTGATCGGCTCTAGTAGCTGCATGACGCGGTCGTATGCTTCGACCAGGTCCTTCAGATTCTCGACGATGGCGTAGTCCGGGGCCCAGAAAAGGAGGTCTGGCCCGATGCATCCGAGATTTCCCTCCACCCGGTTCTGGGCGAGTATCCGGTGCAGGTCGCGTTGGTCGTTGTTTCCGTCGGCGAGGCGCTCGCGCACCTTCTCGAGTATGATGTGATGGATTCCGTACTTCGGCATGGTGGCTTGGTATCAGGGTTGTAATGGGAACCGGGTGAGGAATAGGTTCGATCGACGCGCGACCTGCCGGTGCAGGACCAAGCAGCGCACATTGCCGAAATAGGAATCGCTGTTGTTCCCGGTCCTTCTACGCGCGCACAATCGGGCCGTGACCCGATCGAAGGGCATGGTCGTGCCAAGTCCCACGGTTAGCCGAGTCCATGCTGCGTATGACGAAACCGTGGGAAGCAACTCCGGGAATTGCCCCACGGAACTGCCACCGCGACTCACCGAAATGGCGATGCCCCCTTGATCACGGGGATCCTGGTCCCAGTTCACCAAATCGCACTCCAATCTCGCGCTCAGGTTCCCCTTCGCCGATTCCTGCTCGATGAAATCGTGATCGGGGTGCTCCTCCAGATGAACCACCTGTTGGATCTCCGAGTAGCGTCCATCGTCGTTTACACCGTTGGCAGGTGGAGTTCCAGGAAAATAGACATGGGAAGGAGCCGGAGGATCGTGCGGGATCCCTCTCCCGAATCGAGTGAGCGGGCTATAGGACCACGTCCGGTGATCATTGTCCACCGCGCTGCCGTTGGCGAAATGATGATCATTCGGATAACGGATTTGCGTCCAGTGCCCGATGTCGTGCGTGAGCAGGTCCACATCGTGCCACGTGAGCTGTCCGACTCTCGAAACAGGAAAAGGGTCCAGGATCGGGTCGTAGGCAATTGCTGTGAAAGTCCCGAATGACCCTAGAAGCCGGTTGCGCGAGATACGGACCTCCTTCTGTTCCTGAATGCCGAGCGCGAATGCGGTGGTGCCGACTTTTATCTGCCCGGCAATGGTTTGCCCGTGGAATAATGCCCCTGCTTTGAACAGATCGATGCGCCCATTGAAGCAGGGTGCGTTCCCTGCATTGCGTACGGTGATGGTGCAGGAAAAGGCATCGACCTTCATGTCGACGACGCTTAGGCGTACCAGCAGCTCAATCCCTTTCCGCTTGCGGATAACCGGCCCGGCCCCTCCCTTTTTCATTGGGGGCAGTTTGCGGCCTGGTAGGCACGGGTGCTTACGTGTGGCTTTCTTCAGCATGGGGTTCGCTGTTGTTGGTTTGGATCAAACTGGGTTCTTCAATGGAATTTCCTTGTTAGTCGAAGGATCGAATACCCCCTCCGGATTGGGGATGGTATCCGACGGTCATCAAACCGCAAGTGGAACCACGGCGAAGCCAACTCGTTCTGCCGGCCATGCGGGTGTTGCATAATGTTGCTTGGCGCTTGGTATCGACTATTTCCGCGCTTGGCTTCGTCGCGGCGCTGGACCTCTTTCTCTGTGATCCACTTTCGGCATCGAGCTTCTTGCCAATGAGTTCCTGGTTACACGTTTGCGTGATGAGCCGATAAGTGCGCATATCCATATTGTTGGCCATCTTCAGCACGACTATCGAGTGCTCTATCTCGCGTTTGATGGGTTTCATGGTGGAGCAGGATGTTTCCATTGTTCAGGTAGGTCGTGGTTCGTGCAAGGCAATCGGTGCGTGCCAAACGTCTTTTGCCCATCCATCCCCCCCCTCCCCCCCAAGGGGGTTTCTTACACGGGTCGGGGGGGCTTTTTACACGGGTCCTCCTCGGAATCACAACCGCTCCATCGCGTGCGCAAACCCTTGTCGGGCATGGGCAGCGTGGCCCTGAGGGCTGGAAACGCATGGGCAGGCTACCGCTGGGCTTGGCCGCAAGCACCGGTATTCACCACATCCATTCTCACGCTTCCGATCCGTGAATTCGCGGTAAGGAAATCTCCTCACGAATGCCTGGACCCGATGTCTTGCACGTGGCCCTTGCCGACGACCACGACCTGATGCGCGCGGGCATCGCCGACCTCTTGCACCGCAGTGAGCGCTACCGTGTAACGGTGCATGCACGCAATGGTCAGGAATTGGTGCAGGCCCTGGAAGCGGGCGCACAGGTGACCATCGCCATTGTTGATCTGAGCATGCCGGTGATGGATGGGTATGCCGTGCTCGATTGGCTGAAGCAGCATCGGCCCCTGGTGCGCGTGCTGGTATATAGCCAGTTCGCCGATGACGCTGCCGTGATCCGCAGCTACCGGGGCGGGGCGCATGGCTTCTTGTGCAAGGAAGAGGCGGCGGAGCAACTGGTGGTGGCCATGGACACCCTGGCTGCTGGCGCCGTGTACCACACCGACTACAGCCAGCGCGTGCTTCTCGAGAACCCGGACGGCCTCACCGTGGAGGAGCGGCGGCGCAAGCGCCTGGCGGCGCAGATACCCCAGAGCCATTGGGGCGTGCTGGAGGCCATTTGCCGCGGCGACGACCCCACCTACGCGGCCATGGCGGCGGAGCTGAAGCTGAACCGCCGCACCGTGGAGCGTTATGCGGCCGAGCTATGCGCCTTGTTCGGGGTGAATAGCAAGACCGCCTTGGCCATTGGCGCCATCAGGCTCGGGCTGGTTGCCGCGCACGAAGCACCTGGGCCTGTTACCTGAAAGGTGACAGGCCCCCGGTGCGCGGCCGTGCGTGAGGGTCGCGCACGGAGGTCTTTGCGCCGTGCAATTGCGCTGCAGCGTGCCGCGCCTTGATCATCTGTTGGCCTGGTTGCGCGGTGGCATCGCCAGGTCGCCCGTTACCGTGATCAGTCAACTGGCGGCGGCATCGATCTGCACGGCGGCAAGGGCAAGTTGCTTGGCGGCATCGGCAAGCGGCGTGACCATGTCGGCAAGTCGCGCAACGGGGCCATCGATAGGCGCGTCGCCGCCCTCCAGTTGCGCGGCTGCGGCAGCGAATTGCGCAACGGCATCATCAGCCCGTGCGGCGCTGCCATCAGGTTGCGTGCTGGCAAGAGCACATGGCGCGGTGGGTGCGCCAAGTTGCGCGGCGCCAGGAGCAAGTTGCAGGGCTGCGTGAGCAAAGCGCGCAGCAAGGGCATCATGCTGCACGTGGCCACGATCAAGTTGCGCGGCGTCGCCAGCAAGTCGCGCGGCCGTTGCGAACAACTGAAGCAGCAACGGCATGACCTGTATTGACGCGGCATTCAGAAGGGCGTGCGTAGAACTACGCGCTGCGCGTGCGGATTTCCCGCCAGCAGGAAACGTCACCTCGAGAGGGGCTTCCACGAAAGAGGGGCCGTGTCCGGAATTCCCCGGCGCATTAAACCAACAAGACCATGAAACAGAATCTGGTCATCGTACTGGGCTTCAGAAGCCTCACCCCCGCAGCCTTGGTGGAAAAAGGCCGCAACCACATCGAGGATTGCACGGACAACGCGAACGTTACGCTGCCTGCTGGATTCCTCACCGATTTCGCCGCGGCCTGCGACGCGCTGGAATCGTCGAACATGGCGGTATCGCAGAACGGCGGCAAGACCGATCACCTGCTGCGCAACGAGCGCCGCGCAGTGGTGGAGGAGTTCATCCGCAAGCTGGCCGGCTACGTGGAGGCGCAGTGCACCAACGATGCGGAGAAGATCGCGAGCGCGGGCTTCACCACGCGGAAGGCCCCCAGCCCGGTCGGCGTGGTGCCCGCGCCGAAGAACCTGCGGGCCAAGCGCGGCGTGCTGGGCGGTGAAGTGGATCTGCGCTGGGACCGCGTGAAGGGCCGCTTGATGTATGCCGTTTACATCAATGCCGGCGACCCGAACGTGGAGGAGGGGTGGACCCTGCTGACGCAGACCAGCAAGAACTACCTGGTGGCCGAGGGCCTCACCACCGATGCGGTGTACTACTTCCGCGTGCAGGCCATTGGCACCGCCGGTGCCGGTCCGGCCAGCGACAGCGCGGTGAGCAAGGCCGCCTGAGCCGCACCGCCAATCGAGGTCCTTCTTCACGCAAAGCTCCCGCCCCGGGTCGGCCGCAAAGGCAGGCTCCGGGGTTGGGGGCGTGAGAACCAACCGCACCATGAACACAAGCACAACACCTGGAGAGCGCAGCGCCTTGGCCTTCGAGCGCGAATACCTCGCTTGGTACACCCGCGTGAACGATGAGGTCGGCACGGCCTTCGACCCAAGCGCATTGGTGGCCCTGGCGCGCGCACAATACCCGCACCTGCCGCAAGTGGCCGATGCCTTCGGCCGCCTCACCGCCATCTGGCACCACACAGCGCTTTACAGCCACTTCCTATCGTACCGCACACGCACCGCGCACTGGCGCTTCTTGTGCAGCTTCCCCTTGCAGCATCCGCTGCTGGGCAGGCTGCAAGTGGACCTGGTGCGCGATCCGCAACATGCCGGCAGGCCAGCCATCGGCGGCGTGGAATACCTGGATCGCGTGCTGGGCCGACTGCCGCACGACGATGGACGGACCACCTTGGTGCACTTGTGCCGTAAGCAAGCGCGCGCATGATCCGCACCAGCACGCTCACGCACAACGCGGAATCCGTATTCCGTCAATGGCAGCATGCGCCGCTCGTGCTTCCGCGCTTGCGCTGGCTGGCGGGTACGCCTTACGCCCGGCTATGGCACGCGCACGAGGGCGATCGTTCCCTGGGCATCGCGGCCGCCTTGCTCTTCGATGCGCACGCGCGCATCATCCTGTTGAGCAACCGCGGCACCGCCTGCGATGCACGCGCAGGAATGGTCGCGCAGCTGCTGCACGACCTGCTTGCCGCCGGTACCAGCCGCATCACGGTGATCGCACCCGACGCGGACGCTCCGCTCTGGCAGGCGCATGCATTCCTTCCGCACGAGCCCGTGTTGCGCTGCGCAGGCGGCCGTTTCCTGCAGGCCACGCATGCCGAAGTCGTTCCCCTGCAACCGCGCCACCGCTTCGGCATGCTCCACCTGGACCGCCGTGCCACAGGCATGGACCGGCACGCGCTGCTTACCGAACACGAATTCCTGGGACAGGTGTACGAGGAGCGCGGCGTGGTGCGCGGCTTCGCCCTGCCGCTGCTGGGCGATGGCCTCATCGTGGCCGATGCGCCGCATGCCGGATTGGAGCTGCAACGCTGGCTCTTCCCCACACAGCGCCACCTGTTGCTGCCCGATGGCAGCCCGGCGTTGGTGCACTTGCGCGAGCGCGGCTACGCCTGCACGCCCGTGGGCACGCGCCTGGTGCTGGGCCCTGCTGTTGCCCGCCCGGAGCTGCTGTATGCCGAACCCTTCGGCATGTGATTCCATGCGCCTCCTCATATTCCGGGAACTCGCGCTGTTCCATTGAGCTGAATTCTCCTTCCACCTTTTGCTTCGCCAAAAGGTGGAGCCATCCCTTCGCCTGCGGCTCGGGAGGCGACCACGATCCAAGCGCTGGCCTTCGCCACACGGCCTACCGCACTATCGGCTACGGCCGCGCCGCGCGGATCGTGGACGCCACCGCACTCACGTCCTAGTCGCATGGTGCCATATCGAAAGAGGTGGTGCTGGTCGAAGTGCCTCCCCATGAAGGTCCTTTCGGTCGACACGAAGACACTGCCCAACAGCGCCGTGTGAACACCCGATTAAAACGTACACGCTATACTTGGTCGGTTGCTCTCCCATGGAAACGCCCGCTATCCCCATCGCGCTTGTCGATG
Coding sequences within it:
- a CDS encoding response regulator transcription factor encodes the protein MPGPDVLHVALADDHDLMRAGIADLLHRSERYRVTVHARNGQELVQALEAGAQVTIAIVDLSMPVMDGYAVLDWLKQHRPLVRVLVYSQFADDAAVIRSYRGGAHGFLCKEEAAEQLVVAMDTLAAGAVYHTDYSQRVLLENPDGLTVEERRRKRLAAQIPQSHWGVLEAICRGDDPTYAAMAAELKLNRRTVERYAAELCALFGVNSKTALAIGAIRLGLVAAHEAPGPVT
- a CDS encoding fibronectin type III domain-containing protein; translation: MKQNLVIVLGFRSLTPAALVEKGRNHIEDCTDNANVTLPAGFLTDFAAACDALESSNMAVSQNGGKTDHLLRNERRAVVEEFIRKLAGYVEAQCTNDAEKIASAGFTTRKAPSPVGVVPAPKNLRAKRGVLGGEVDLRWDRVKGRLMYAVYINAGDPNVEEGWTLLTQTSKNYLVAEGLTTDAVYYFRVQAIGTAGAGPASDSAVSKAA